In one Mesorhizobium australicum genomic region, the following are encoded:
- a CDS encoding 2-dehydro-3-deoxy-phosphogluconate aldolase encodes MAQKTDLLLPVMTGQPVIPVIKIARLADAVPLARALARGGLKAIEITLRTPVALDAIKLVANEVEEAVTGAGTILNRKHFEGAVEAGSRFIVSPGLTPQLVAAADESNVPLLPGAVTSSEIMTALEAGYSLLKFFPAEQAGGAAYLKSLSSPLAGVRFCPTGGVTEKNAPTYLGLPNVLCVGGSWVAPDELVADGKWAQIEDLARQAATLSKPR; translated from the coding sequence ATGGCTCAGAAGACCGACCTCCTTCTTCCCGTCATGACCGGTCAGCCGGTCATCCCCGTCATAAAGATCGCCAGGCTGGCGGATGCCGTTCCGCTGGCGCGGGCGCTGGCGCGTGGCGGGTTGAAGGCGATCGAGATCACGCTGCGCACGCCCGTCGCGCTCGACGCCATCAAGCTGGTGGCGAACGAGGTCGAAGAGGCGGTGACGGGCGCCGGCACCATCCTCAACCGCAAGCACTTCGAGGGCGCCGTCGAGGCCGGTTCGCGCTTCATCGTGAGCCCAGGGCTCACGCCGCAACTGGTCGCGGCCGCCGACGAAAGCAACGTGCCGCTGCTGCCGGGGGCGGTGACGTCGAGCGAGATCATGACGGCGCTGGAGGCGGGCTATTCGCTGCTCAAGTTCTTCCCTGCCGAGCAGGCCGGGGGCGCGGCCTATCTGAAGTCGCTGTCGTCGCCGCTGGCAGGCGTGCGCTTCTGCCCAACCGGCGGCGTGACCGAAAAGAACGCCCCGACCTATCTCGGCCTGCCCAACGTGCTGTGCGTCGGCGGTTCCTGGGTCGCACCGGACGAACTGGTCGCCGACGGCAAGTGGGCGCAGATCGAGGATCTGGCCCGACAGGCGGCGACGCTGTCGAAGCCGCGCTGA